In the Chroococcidiopsis sp. SAG 2025 genome, one interval contains:
- a CDS encoding photosystem II S4 domain protein, whose product MLPREDLLKGVENRETIVRVIDLAEQAIKTWEVVLTDFLSPPELAESQQIFSRLTDVQLVAWGGYPQAERQRLAIARVEVPLDSSQVTVAAIDIAGNFLFDTATHRDFLGAMLGTGIVRDKTGDVIVLGERGSQAIVVPELVEFLAMNLKQVRSVPVKIQQIELSELRIKEPKKKELTTVEASLRLDAIASAGFGMSRSKMVDLIEGGDVRVNWKEISQSSTQMKTGDLIAIRGKGRLEVGEVAVTKKERYRVQLTRYM is encoded by the coding sequence ATGTTGCCGAGAGAAGACTTATTAAAAGGTGTAGAAAATCGAGAAACTATCGTTCGTGTTATCGATCTAGCAGAGCAAGCAATCAAAACTTGGGAAGTGGTACTCACTGATTTTTTATCGCCCCCAGAGTTAGCTGAAAGCCAGCAAATTTTTAGTCGTTTGACTGACGTACAATTAGTAGCTTGGGGCGGTTATCCTCAAGCAGAACGGCAACGATTAGCGATCGCTCGTGTGGAAGTCCCTCTCGATTCATCCCAAGTGACAGTAGCAGCAATAGATATTGCCGGGAACTTTCTATTTGACACTGCTACCCATCGCGACTTTTTAGGAGCGATGCTAGGTACGGGGATTGTGCGGGACAAAACCGGCGATGTGATTGTCTTAGGAGAACGGGGATCGCAAGCAATTGTTGTACCAGAATTAGTAGAATTCTTAGCAATGAATTTAAAGCAAGTGCGTTCCGTTCCCGTCAAAATTCAGCAGATCGAGTTGAGCGAATTAAGAATTAAAGAACCGAAAAAGAAGGAATTAACAACAGTAGAAGCCTCTTTACGATTAGATGCGATCGCCTCTGCTGGGTTTGGGATGTCCCGCAGCAAAATGGTAGATTTGATCGAAGGTGGAGACGTGCGCGTTAACTGGAAAGAAATTAGCCAATCCAGCACTCAAATGAAAACTGGAGATTTAATCGCTATTCGCGGCAAAGGACGATTAGAAGTGGGAGAAGTCGCCGTCACGAAAAAAGAACGCTATCGCGTCCAATTAACACGATATATGTAA
- a CDS encoding glycosyltransferase family 4 protein — protein sequence MKRILFYDDGSGFGGHSISAVDAVKYLLENTNLKVGFMFYQGNQRLYDRLTLLVREFKHLELYPMEFKAARFRNLGALLSFPVVAKIAQTISIIKPDVVIVVQGTIELSSLGLLATKKAKLKAISFIPLTHSLSLMQGKLSKLRDFINLHFYNLPDAFITTSARAKSNLVQHGVKSKISVVYYGPDLRIWHRQERNISRQKYGIDNSDYAVALVARIELKHKGHDFLITSMAKYASKLENIKLLIVGDGSDEVKLQKLIHSSGLSERVKIIPWGNDLSSVYSAIDMLVIPSRLEGLPLVMLEAMYYGLPIVASSIDGMLEILPQEWLFQFGDSEAAMETLLRVKNSDNTEYLLNHKKRIMTEFNLDEFGKNFYKTLCEAQIDTKD from the coding sequence ATGAAAAGAATACTATTTTACGATGATGGCTCTGGCTTTGGCGGTCATAGTATTTCTGCTGTGGATGCAGTTAAATACTTACTAGAAAATACCAACCTCAAGGTTGGATTTATGTTTTATCAAGGAAATCAAAGACTTTACGATCGCTTAACTTTACTAGTGCGAGAATTTAAGCACCTTGAACTTTATCCAATGGAGTTCAAAGCAGCAAGATTTAGAAACTTAGGAGCATTATTATCGTTTCCCGTAGTTGCTAAAATTGCTCAAACTATTTCTATTATCAAACCCGATGTAGTCATTGTCGTTCAAGGCACAATCGAACTCAGTTCCCTCGGTTTACTAGCAACGAAAAAAGCTAAGCTTAAAGCGATTAGCTTTATCCCGCTAACACACTCTTTATCGTTAATGCAAGGGAAACTCTCTAAATTAAGAGATTTCATTAATTTGCATTTTTACAACTTGCCAGATGCATTTATTACGACTAGCGCTCGGGCTAAATCTAACTTAGTTCAGCATGGAGTGAAATCAAAAATTTCTGTAGTATATTACGGTCCCGACTTAAGAATATGGCATCGGCAGGAGCGAAACATATCTCGACAAAAATACGGCATAGATAACAGCGATTATGCAGTAGCTCTGGTCGCTAGAATCGAACTCAAACACAAAGGACATGATTTTCTCATTACCTCAATGGCAAAATATGCCAGCAAGCTAGAAAATATCAAATTATTAATCGTAGGTGATGGCTCAGACGAAGTAAAGTTACAAAAACTCATTCACTCTTCTGGTTTAAGCGAGAGAGTCAAAATTATTCCCTGGGGAAATGACTTATCGTCTGTTTACTCTGCCATAGACATGCTCGTCATTCCCTCTCGACTAGAAGGATTACCATTAGTCATGTTAGAAGCAATGTACTATGGTCTACCAATAGTTGCTTCTAGCATAGACGGAATGTTAGAAATTTTACCTCAAGAATGGTTATTTCAGTTTGGTGACAGTGAAGCTGCTATGGAGACTTTACTACGAGTTAAAAATAGCGACAATACAGAGTATTTGTTAAATCATAAAAAACGAATTATGACAGAATTCAATCTCGACGAATTTGGCAAAAACTTCTACAAAACTCTTTGCGAAGCACAGATAGATACTAAGGATTAA
- the prmA gene encoding 50S ribosomal protein L11 methyltransferase translates to MANHWWKIQILCDLDLEETLFWRLEDFGCRGMASERQKNDGNVCLVKAYLPQEQVKLLDLAALSLWLQQDALLVGLEPPKMQWHLIDEQDWASSWKQYWQPQEVGDRILIYPAWLPVPEKSERLLLRLDPGTAFGTGNHATTQLCLEALEMRLDDLPNSNREDLVIADIGCGSGILSIAAILLGASQVYAVDTDIMAVNATHSNRQLNQISADRIIVGQGSVNTLPQMTQTSFDGIACNILADVIIQLIPQITSVSKPSTWGILSGILIDQAQSVADTLEHYGWTVATLWRRKEWCCFNVRRS, encoded by the coding sequence ATGGCAAATCACTGGTGGAAAATTCAAATTTTGTGCGATCTAGACCTGGAAGAGACGCTCTTCTGGCGACTAGAAGATTTTGGCTGTCGTGGGATGGCAAGCGAACGACAGAAGAATGATGGTAATGTTTGTTTGGTGAAAGCATATTTGCCGCAAGAACAAGTAAAGTTACTCGACTTAGCTGCCCTTTCGCTATGGCTGCAACAGGATGCCTTGCTGGTAGGGTTAGAGCCGCCTAAGATGCAGTGGCATTTAATTGATGAACAGGACTGGGCAAGTAGCTGGAAACAGTACTGGCAACCGCAGGAAGTGGGCGATCGCATTTTAATTTATCCAGCTTGGCTACCAGTACCAGAAAAATCAGAGCGACTTTTGCTACGCCTCGATCCTGGGACAGCTTTTGGTACGGGCAACCATGCCACAACGCAGTTATGTTTAGAAGCCTTAGAAATGCGCTTGGACGATCTCCCCAATTCCAATCGAGAAGACTTGGTCATTGCAGATATTGGCTGTGGCTCAGGTATCCTCTCAATTGCAGCAATTTTGCTTGGGGCTAGCCAAGTCTATGCTGTAGATACCGATATCATGGCAGTCAACGCTACCCACAGCAATCGACAACTCAATCAAATTTCTGCCGATCGCATAATTGTAGGACAGGGTAGCGTCAACACGCTGCCTCAAATGACCCAAACATCTTTCGATGGCATTGCGTGCAACATCTTAGCAGATGTCATTATTCAATTAATTCCCCAAATTACTTCTGTTTCTAAACCCTCAACTTGGGGCATTCTCAGCGGCATTTTAATCGACCAAGCCCAATCGGTAGCCGATACTTTAGAACATTATGGCTGGACTGTAGCAACTCTTTGGCGGCGTAAAGAATGGTGTTGTTTTAA
- the serA gene encoding phosphoglycerate dehydrogenase yields the protein MAKVLVSDPIDQAGIDILSQVATVDVKIGLTPEQFVQAIPEYDALMIRSGSRITREIIEAGHQLKIIGRAGVGVDNVDVPAATRQGIVVVNSPEGNTIAAAEHAIAMMLALSRYIPDANASVKRGEWDRKTFVGAEVYKKTLGVVGLGKIGSHVATAAKAMGMKLLAYDPFISTERAEQLGCRLVEVDILLQEADYITLHIPKTPETTHLINAEALAKMKPNARIINCARGGIIDEAALAEALKAGKIAGAALDVFEEEPLKESPLRALGKEIILTPHLGASTTEAQVNVAIDVAEQIRDVLLGLPARSAVNIPGLSPDILEELRPYMQLAETLGNLVGQLAGGRVDLLNVKLQGELATNKSQPLVVAALKGLLSQALRERVNYVNASVEAKERGIRIIETRDAAIRDYAGSLHLSAKGSMGEHSVTGALLGDGEIRITNIDEFPINIPPSSHMLFTLHRDMPGIIGKLGSLLGSFNVNIASMQVGRKIVRGDAVMVLSLDDPLPDGILTEITKVAGIRDAYTVTL from the coding sequence ATGGCTAAAGTTCTCGTATCTGACCCAATCGACCAGGCAGGAATTGATATCCTTTCCCAAGTTGCCACTGTTGATGTAAAAATCGGTCTAACACCAGAGCAGTTTGTACAGGCGATCCCAGAGTATGATGCGTTGATGATTCGCTCTGGCAGCCGCATTACTAGAGAAATTATCGAAGCTGGGCATCAACTGAAAATTATCGGTCGTGCTGGTGTGGGCGTAGATAATGTAGACGTACCTGCTGCCACCCGCCAAGGAATTGTCGTTGTCAATTCTCCTGAAGGAAATACGATCGCCGCTGCCGAACACGCGATCGCGATGATGCTGGCATTGTCGCGTTACATTCCCGATGCAAATGCGTCCGTCAAACGCGGTGAGTGGGATCGCAAAACCTTTGTGGGGGCAGAAGTTTACAAAAAAACCCTTGGCGTGGTGGGTTTAGGAAAGATTGGTTCCCACGTTGCTACGGCAGCTAAAGCGATGGGGATGAAGTTACTTGCCTACGACCCATTTATTTCTACCGAACGAGCCGAACAGTTAGGTTGCCGCTTAGTCGAGGTAGACATCCTACTACAAGAAGCCGATTACATTACGCTGCACATTCCCAAAACCCCAGAAACAACACATTTAATTAACGCCGAGGCACTGGCTAAAATGAAACCCAATGCCAGGATTATCAACTGTGCTAGGGGTGGCATTATCGATGAAGCGGCGCTAGCAGAAGCACTTAAGGCGGGTAAAATCGCAGGCGCAGCCTTAGATGTCTTCGAGGAAGAACCCCTGAAGGAATCGCCGCTAAGAGCATTAGGAAAGGAAATTATCCTCACCCCCCACCTCGGCGCTTCGACCACAGAAGCACAAGTCAACGTGGCGATCGATGTAGCAGAGCAAATCCGCGATGTCTTGCTAGGCTTACCAGCCCGTTCTGCCGTCAATATCCCTGGACTCAGCCCCGATATTTTGGAAGAACTCAGACCGTACATGCAACTTGCCGAGACTCTGGGTAATTTAGTCGGTCAGCTGGCTGGGGGACGAGTCGATCTACTCAATGTCAAACTGCAAGGGGAACTTGCAACTAATAAGAGCCAACCATTGGTTGTTGCTGCCCTGAAAGGATTGCTTTCTCAAGCACTGCGAGAAAGAGTCAATTACGTCAATGCCAGCGTCGAAGCAAAAGAACGAGGCATTCGGATTATTGAAACGCGAGATGCTGCCATCCGGGATTATGCAGGTTCCTTGCATTTATCAGCCAAGGGTTCGATGGGCGAACATTCGGTGACGGGGGCGCTATTGGGCGATGGTGAAATTCGCATTACCAACATTGACGAATTCCCCATCAACATTCCCCCCAGTTCGCATATGCTATTCACGCTACACCGAGATATGCCAGGAATTATTGGTAAACTCGGTTCTCTACTGGGTAGCTTTAACGTCAACATCGCCAGTATGCAAGTCGGACGCAAAATCGTGCGCGGTGATGCGGTGATGGTACTGAGTTTAGACGACCCCCTGCCCGATGGGATTTTGACTGAAATCACCAAAGTTGCAGGCATTCGCGATGCTTATACAGTAACTTTATAG